A genome region from Sphaerisporangium krabiense includes the following:
- a CDS encoding N-acetylglucosamine kinase codes for MGEAVPLVVGVDGGGTSTRCLAATMDGEIVARGRAGGANPRSARDPGGNLIRALTEALAALPSPLSPAGVAGGVFGLAGSSESGRRQAGELARGAWRAAGLTGLPVVVPDIVVAFAGGTSAPDGGLLLSGTGAVAARMERRAIAHRYDGYGWLLGDKGSGFWIGRRAVQAALARLEGGGPPTVLTDRVLAALEDTPPGPDGRAAALRAEALIAAVYDHEPARLATLSPVVEAAAREGDPVALAILDEAARRLLATLEAVGPLGPGRPIVLAGSLLTGPTLVAERVRAALPGRDVSYSRDGAAGAAALALRAAWPGDGEDPRAEAAHRRLLAP; via the coding sequence ATGGGCGAGGCCGTGCCGTTGGTCGTCGGGGTGGACGGCGGAGGGACGAGCACGCGCTGCCTGGCCGCCACCATGGACGGCGAGATCGTCGCGCGCGGACGGGCGGGCGGAGCCAACCCCCGCTCGGCGCGCGACCCCGGCGGCAACCTGATCCGCGCCCTCACCGAGGCGCTCGCCGCGCTGCCGTCCCCCCTGAGCCCCGCCGGAGTCGCCGGCGGCGTGTTCGGCCTGGCGGGGAGCAGCGAGTCCGGGCGCAGGCAGGCCGGTGAGCTGGCCCGCGGCGCGTGGCGCGCCGCGGGGCTGACCGGGCTGCCCGTCGTCGTGCCCGACATCGTCGTGGCCTTCGCCGGCGGCACCTCCGCCCCGGACGGCGGCCTGCTGCTGTCCGGGACCGGCGCCGTGGCCGCCCGCATGGAGCGGCGCGCGATCGCGCACCGCTACGACGGCTACGGCTGGCTGCTCGGCGACAAGGGCTCGGGCTTCTGGATCGGACGCCGCGCCGTCCAGGCCGCGCTGGCCCGCCTCGAAGGCGGCGGGCCGCCCACCGTCCTCACCGACCGCGTCCTCGCCGCCCTGGAGGACACGCCTCCGGGACCGGACGGGCGCGCGGCGGCGCTGCGGGCCGAGGCCCTGATCGCGGCCGTCTACGACCACGAGCCCGCGCGGCTCGCGACGCTCAGCCCCGTCGTCGAGGCGGCGGCCAGGGAGGGCGACCCCGTGGCGCTGGCCATCCTGGACGAGGCCGCGCGCCGCCTGCTGGCGACCCTGGAGGCCGTCGGCCCGCTCGGCCCCGGGCGGCCGATCGTGCTCGCGGGCTCCTTGCTCACCGGTCCCACCCTGGTGGCCGAGCGCGTCCGCGCCGCCCTGCCGGGCCGGGACGTCTCCTACTCCCGCGACGGTGCCGCCGGGGCCGCCGCGCTGGCCCTGCGCGCCGCGTGGCCGGGCGACGGTGAGGACCCGCGCGCCGAGGCGGCGCACCGCCGCCTCCTCGCCCCCTGA